The following proteins are co-located in the Microbacterium immunditiarum genome:
- the smc gene encoding chromosome segregation protein SMC yields the protein MHLKSVTLKGFKSFAQPTTFAFEPGVTCIVGPNGSGKSNVVDALAWVMGEQGAKTLRGGKMEDVIFAGTATRGPLGRAEVQLTIDNSDGALPIEYSEVTISRTLFRNGASEYAINGETCRLLDVQELLSDSGLGREMHVIVGQGRLDSVLQATPEDRRGFIEEAAGILKHRRRKEKTVRKLEAMEANLTRLNDLAGELRRQLKPLGRQAEIAREAATIAAIVRDAKARLLADEIVALRDQLSAHARSEQERTAERLVLQDEAENVRARIERLEREQQSEAVDEARRVLHGLERVQERLRGLYTLAGQRLALLGDSEQDDVGEHATVTQATIGEARAEVDDIAAGMGAAQDGAADAAREVIRARAELDALDADIAAQSALVSEHDMRITALRGTAEAAASALAAVRTAVERQQKALDAALARRVEAEEALAGLDPDLEPEGSSAEYASAYERAQRDATEAESQVSALRDRLHAAEREVEALTAQTAALSRALDVQNGASALIAEGHAGVRGLVGDAVQVKSGFEAAIAAVLGPLAEGVLVEGRDDAFALAEHVRGSDAGVVDMVIADAGSMTPSFPRMQGVVPAGEVVTAPGGVLGLLSYVVIADDLDAARKAGPALADAELGGPITVVTRAGEVYTEHSLRAGAGASRSRLELSAERDAAAERRDEITVVADSLREALADAKRELESARTRTKTALETLRAHDAALAAHTEQVNRATVRHEAAVAECERLSAGLAQAQAAVADAEASARVADEQLASALEAPRPILDASAREGVLAALEAARDAEMRARLDVETLRERIRAGEARVVQLERQREREREAAAAAARRAVIRRAQRELAEQVVSQLPAVLDSVDRSVSDARVELATAESARTAVTTELAELRRQEAGVRERLARLTESVHGLELQIHEKRLHATGLLERAESELGLDESILVSEYGPDQPVPVDDVQSADAAADDPDAASDAPPATEPYDRARQTRRLQQAERKLAQLGRVNPLALEEFAALEQRHKFLTEQLGDLTQTRKDLLTIIEELDERMQSIFLAAFEDTKTAFGEVFPVLFPGGSGSIALTDPDSPLTTGIEVSVRPVGKKIERLSLLSGGERSLAAVALLVAIFKARPSPFYILDEVEAALDDANLGRLLGVFEQLRETSQLIVITHQKRTMEIADALYGVSMRQDGVSAVVGQRVRERAAS from the coding sequence ATGCACCTGAAGAGCGTGACGCTCAAAGGGTTCAAGTCGTTCGCCCAGCCGACCACCTTCGCCTTCGAACCCGGCGTGACGTGCATCGTCGGACCCAACGGCTCGGGCAAGTCGAACGTCGTCGACGCGCTCGCGTGGGTCATGGGCGAGCAGGGCGCCAAGACGCTGCGCGGCGGCAAGATGGAGGACGTCATCTTCGCCGGCACCGCGACGCGTGGGCCCCTCGGCCGCGCCGAGGTGCAGCTCACGATCGACAACAGCGACGGTGCGCTGCCGATCGAGTACTCCGAGGTGACGATCAGCCGCACGCTGTTCCGCAACGGCGCGAGCGAGTACGCGATCAACGGCGAGACGTGCCGCCTGCTCGACGTGCAGGAGCTGCTGAGCGACTCCGGCCTCGGCCGCGAGATGCACGTGATCGTCGGGCAGGGCCGGCTCGACAGCGTGCTGCAGGCGACGCCCGAGGATCGGCGCGGCTTCATCGAGGAAGCCGCGGGAATCCTCAAGCACCGGCGTCGCAAGGAGAAGACCGTCCGCAAGCTCGAGGCGATGGAGGCGAACCTCACGCGCCTCAACGACCTCGCCGGCGAGCTGCGCCGACAGCTCAAGCCCCTCGGTCGGCAGGCTGAGATCGCGCGCGAGGCGGCGACGATCGCCGCGATCGTGCGCGACGCGAAGGCGCGCCTCCTCGCCGACGAGATCGTCGCGTTGCGCGACCAGCTCTCGGCCCACGCCCGATCCGAGCAGGAGCGCACCGCCGAGCGACTCGTGCTGCAGGACGAGGCCGAGAACGTGCGGGCGCGAATCGAGCGGCTCGAGCGCGAGCAGCAGTCCGAGGCGGTCGACGAGGCGCGCCGCGTGCTGCACGGGCTCGAGCGCGTGCAGGAGCGCCTGCGCGGGCTGTACACGCTCGCGGGCCAGCGCCTCGCGCTCCTGGGCGACAGCGAGCAGGACGACGTCGGCGAGCACGCCACCGTGACGCAGGCGACGATAGGCGAAGCCCGCGCCGAGGTCGACGACATCGCCGCGGGGATGGGAGCCGCGCAGGACGGGGCGGCGGATGCGGCGCGCGAGGTCATCCGAGCGCGGGCCGAGCTCGATGCGCTCGACGCCGACATCGCCGCGCAGAGCGCCCTCGTATCGGAGCACGACATGCGCATCACCGCGCTCCGCGGGACGGCGGAGGCCGCGGCATCCGCCCTCGCCGCCGTGCGGACGGCCGTCGAGCGGCAGCAGAAGGCGCTCGATGCCGCGCTCGCCCGCCGCGTCGAAGCCGAGGAGGCGCTCGCCGGACTCGACCCCGACCTCGAGCCCGAGGGCTCGTCGGCCGAGTACGCGTCGGCGTACGAGCGCGCGCAACGCGACGCGACCGAGGCCGAGTCGCAGGTCTCGGCCCTTCGCGACCGGCTGCACGCCGCGGAGCGCGAGGTCGAGGCGCTCACGGCGCAGACGGCCGCGCTGAGTCGCGCGCTCGACGTGCAGAACGGGGCGTCCGCCCTCATCGCCGAGGGGCACGCCGGCGTACGTGGCCTCGTGGGCGACGCGGTGCAGGTCAAGTCCGGGTTCGAGGCGGCGATCGCCGCCGTGCTCGGGCCGCTCGCCGAGGGCGTGCTCGTGGAGGGGCGCGACGACGCGTTCGCGCTCGCCGAGCACGTGCGAGGCTCCGACGCCGGTGTGGTCGACATGGTGATCGCGGATGCGGGCTCCATGACGCCGTCCTTCCCGCGGATGCAGGGCGTCGTGCCGGCCGGAGAGGTCGTGACCGCCCCCGGGGGCGTGCTCGGGCTGCTGTCGTACGTCGTCATCGCGGACGACCTCGACGCCGCGCGCAAAGCCGGCCCGGCGCTCGCGGACGCCGAGCTCGGCGGCCCGATCACGGTCGTCACCCGCGCCGGCGAGGTGTACACCGAGCACTCGCTCCGCGCGGGAGCGGGCGCGTCGCGGTCGCGACTCGAGCTCTCGGCCGAGCGGGACGCCGCCGCCGAGCGCCGCGACGAGATCACGGTCGTGGCGGACTCGTTGCGCGAGGCGCTCGCGGACGCGAAGCGGGAGCTCGAGAGCGCGCGCACGCGCACGAAGACCGCGCTCGAGACGCTTCGTGCGCACGACGCGGCGCTCGCCGCGCACACCGAGCAGGTCAATCGCGCGACCGTGCGGCACGAGGCCGCGGTCGCCGAGTGCGAGCGCCTGTCGGCGGGGCTCGCACAGGCGCAGGCGGCGGTTGCGGATGCCGAGGCCTCCGCCCGAGTCGCCGACGAGCAGCTTGCATCGGCGCTCGAAGCGCCGCGCCCGATCCTCGACGCGTCGGCGCGAGAGGGTGTGCTCGCAGCGCTCGAGGCGGCGCGCGACGCCGAGATGCGCGCACGCCTCGACGTCGAGACTCTGCGCGAGCGCATCCGCGCGGGCGAGGCCCGCGTCGTGCAGCTCGAGCGGCAGCGCGAGCGGGAACGCGAGGCGGCGGCGGCCGCGGCCCGTCGCGCGGTGATCCGCCGCGCGCAGCGCGAGCTCGCGGAGCAGGTGGTGTCGCAGCTTCCCGCCGTGCTCGACTCAGTCGACCGGTCTGTCTCCGACGCGCGCGTCGAGCTTGCCACCGCGGAGTCGGCTCGCACCGCCGTCACGACCGAGCTCGCGGAGCTGCGCCGTCAGGAGGCGGGGGTGCGGGAGCGCCTCGCGCGGCTCACCGAGAGTGTCCACGGTCTCGAGCTGCAGATCCACGAGAAGCGCCTGCATGCGACGGGGCTGCTCGAGCGCGCGGAGTCCGAGCTCGGTCTCGACGAGAGTATTCTCGTTTCGGAATACGGTCCCGATCAGCCTGTTCCCGTCGACGACGTGCAGAGCGCGGACGCGGCGGCGGACGATCCGGATGCGGCATCCGACGCCCCGCCGGCGACCGAGCCCTACGATCGCGCGCGTCAGACACGCCGGCTGCAGCAGGCTGAGCGCAAGCTGGCGCAGCTCGGCCGTGTGAACCCGCTCGCCCTCGAGGAGTTCGCGGCGCTCGAGCAGCGGCACAAGTTCCTCACCGAGCAGCTCGGCGACCTCACGCAGACGCGCAAGGACCTGCTCACGATCATCGAGGAGCTCGACGAGCGCATGCAGTCGATCTTCCTCGCCGCGTTCGAAGACACGAAGACCGCGTTCGGCGAGGTGTTCCCGGTGCTGTTCCCGGGCGGCAGCGGCTCGATCGCGCTCACCGACCCCGACTCGCCGCTCACGACCGGCATCGAAGTATCGGTGCGCCCCGTCGGCAAGAAGATCGAGCGGCTCTCGCTCCTGTCGGGCGGTGAGCGCTCGCTCGCGGCGGTCGCGCTGCTCGTGGCGATCTTCAAGGCGCGGCCGAGCCCCTTCTACATCCTCGATGAGGTCGAGGCGGCGCTCGACGACGCGAACCTCGGCCGGCTGCTCGGCGTGTTCGAGCAGTTGCGCGAGACGAGCCAGCTCATCGTCATCACGCACCAGAAGCGGACGATGGAGATCGCCGACGCGCTCTACGGCGTCTCGATGCGGCAGGACGGCGTCTCGGCCGTCGTCGGCCAGCGCGTGCGCGAGCGCGCGGCCTCCTGA
- a CDS encoding DUF2004 domain-containing protein yields the protein MAIEHDFFGLLESGPDGSIFWSENVELGDQTVTVDLTAPDQDDVSETALDVAAALISSLETIDRSARNAMVNELDDRTSEVTEYILQQQETLGDDLHDMLVDISGDTHIDVIRSLQLMSMTILADEHGGAEPFAVLEYALDPDATDDVLLVNLDSGGDVLTVTSAD from the coding sequence ATGGCGATCGAGCACGACTTCTTCGGCCTCCTCGAGTCCGGGCCGGACGGGTCGATCTTCTGGTCCGAGAACGTCGAACTCGGCGACCAGACCGTCACGGTCGACCTGACCGCGCCCGACCAGGACGACGTATCCGAGACGGCGCTGGACGTGGCCGCGGCGCTCATCTCGTCGCTCGAGACGATCGATCGCAGCGCGCGCAACGCGATGGTCAATGAGCTCGACGACCGCACGAGCGAGGTGACCGAGTACATCCTCCAGCAGCAGGAGACGCTCGGCGACGACCTGCACGACATGCTGGTCGACATCTCCGGAGACACGCACATCGACGTCATCCGGTCGCTGCAGCTCATGAGCATGACGATCCTCGCCGACGAGCACGGCGGCGCCGAGCCGTTCGCGGTGCTCGAGTACGCACTCGACCCCGATGCCACAGATGACGTGCTCCTGGTCAACCTCGACTCCGGCGGCGACGTCCTCACGGTGACGAGCGCCGACTAG
- the ftsY gene encoding signal recognition particle-docking protein FtsY → MAENPWSLGRALRGMFVKPTIDETTWDDLEAALITADFGPDITERIVEELREKVDRFRTTDPRDLKRMLVETLEEHFAKFDRTLKLTERPAVVLVVGVNGVGKTTTIGKFAKFLQRYGRSVVVGAADTFRAAAVDQLATWAERGGAAIVRPQQEGQDPASVAYQTIEYANRTGTEIVLVDTAGRLHTKGGLMDELSKIRRVIEKQAPISEVLLVLDATTGQNGVMQAQAFLEHAGVTGLVITKLDGSAKGGFVLAVQERTGIPVKLLGQGEGIGDLTGFTPHVFAASLVE, encoded by the coding sequence ATGGCGGAGAACCCCTGGTCGCTCGGCCGCGCCCTGCGCGGCATGTTCGTGAAACCGACGATCGACGAGACGACCTGGGACGACCTCGAAGCCGCGCTGATCACGGCGGACTTCGGCCCCGACATCACCGAGCGCATCGTCGAGGAGCTCCGCGAGAAGGTCGACCGTTTCCGCACGACCGATCCGCGCGACCTCAAGCGGATGCTCGTCGAGACACTCGAGGAGCACTTCGCGAAGTTCGACAGGACGCTCAAGCTCACCGAGCGCCCCGCGGTCGTGCTCGTCGTGGGGGTCAACGGCGTCGGCAAGACGACGACGATCGGCAAGTTCGCGAAGTTCCTGCAGCGCTACGGGCGGTCGGTCGTCGTGGGCGCGGCCGACACGTTCCGGGCCGCCGCCGTCGATCAGCTCGCCACGTGGGCGGAGCGAGGCGGTGCCGCGATCGTCCGCCCTCAGCAAGAGGGTCAGGACCCGGCATCCGTCGCGTACCAGACGATCGAGTATGCCAACCGCACCGGAACCGAGATCGTGCTCGTCGACACCGCCGGCCGCCTGCACACCAAGGGCGGGCTCATGGACGAGCTCAGCAAGATCCGTCGAGTGATCGAGAAGCAGGCGCCGATCAGCGAGGTGCTCCTCGTGCTCGACGCGACGACCGGCCAGAACGGCGTCATGCAGGCGCAGGCGTTCCTCGAGCACGCGGGGGTCACGGGCCTTGTGATCACGAAGCTCGACGGCTCGGCCAAGGGCGGCTTCGTGCTGGCGGTGCAGGAGCGCACGGGAATCCCCGTGAAGCTGCTCGGACAGGGCGAGGGCATCGGCGATCTGACCGGCTTCACGCCCCACGTCTTCGCCGCATCGCTCGTCGAATGA
- a CDS encoding GNAT family N-acetyltransferase, producing MTDVATQPLTVSKLVAPATLDSPDAGPFLETVRLANAVCRHYTGHDYLDQEPAEMLAPWHDQTDWGHVGFTAARDARIIGAVTAMHAQRDDSETLEFDLMVDPEHWGEGVEEALLAAIEQEAQRLGRTVVQTWTLHRPEPPSEPLQPSTGWGVIPANDPQTRFHLENGYTLEQVERNSAFDLRGSFDPVERMLAEALAAAGDDYRVVTWTSPTPEEHIDSFAYVISRMSTDVPAGGLVIEEERWDADRVRRRDARLKNQGLTVSVACVEHVPTGRIVAYNELVIGEDRTAATQQYGTLVVKEHRGHRLGVIIKCANLLRWREIAPESPRVSTFNAEENRHMLDINEAIGFVPVSYAGAWKKVLA from the coding sequence ATGACTGACGTCGCCACGCAGCCGCTCACCGTCTCGAAGCTCGTCGCCCCCGCGACACTCGACTCCCCTGACGCGGGACCGTTCCTCGAGACCGTGCGGCTGGCAAACGCCGTGTGCCGGCACTACACCGGCCACGACTACCTCGATCAGGAGCCGGCCGAGATGCTCGCGCCGTGGCACGACCAGACCGACTGGGGTCACGTGGGCTTCACGGCCGCGCGCGACGCTCGCATCATCGGCGCGGTCACCGCGATGCACGCACAGCGCGACGACTCCGAGACGCTCGAGTTCGACCTCATGGTCGATCCGGAGCACTGGGGCGAGGGCGTCGAAGAGGCGCTGCTCGCCGCGATCGAGCAGGAGGCGCAGCGCCTCGGTCGAACGGTGGTCCAGACGTGGACGCTCCACCGACCAGAGCCGCCGAGCGAGCCGCTCCAGCCGTCGACCGGCTGGGGCGTGATCCCCGCGAACGACCCGCAGACGCGGTTCCACCTCGAGAACGGGTACACGCTCGAGCAGGTGGAGCGCAACAGCGCCTTCGATCTGCGCGGCTCGTTCGACCCGGTGGAGCGGATGCTCGCCGAGGCGCTCGCCGCCGCCGGTGACGACTACCGCGTCGTGACGTGGACGTCGCCTACTCCCGAGGAGCACATCGACAGCTTCGCGTACGTCATCTCGCGCATGTCGACCGACGTGCCCGCGGGCGGCCTGGTCATCGAAGAGGAGAGGTGGGACGCCGACCGTGTGCGTCGGCGCGACGCCCGCCTCAAGAACCAGGGCCTCACGGTGTCGGTCGCGTGCGTCGAGCACGTGCCGACGGGACGGATCGTCGCGTACAACGAGCTCGTCATCGGCGAGGACCGCACGGCGGCGACGCAGCAGTACGGCACGCTCGTCGTGAAGGAGCACCGCGGTCACCGGCTCGGCGTGATCATCAAGTGCGCCAACCTGCTGCGGTGGCGCGAGATCGCGCCCGAGTCCCCGCGCGTGTCGACGTTCAACGCCGAGGAGAACCGCCACATGCTCGACATCAACGAGGCGATCGGCTTCGTGCCGGTCTCGTACGCCGGCGCGTGGAAGAAGGTCCTCGCGTGA
- a CDS encoding GNAT family N-acetyltransferase produces MRETGVTVAITPMIVPEAPDAANAAGFRAMVGVRNRVSSALFGADALDATAEQVLPTWTEQTDMALHGWLVRAEDEVVGRAVVDFPREVGSRRATIRVEVVREAWGRGFGSEAMAFAEDRVRQLGRSVLQAMTVHPAGAEPSLVPRSGAGTVPEDRFSRFMLSFGYTLEQVYRISALDLTRPIDGFDALLAGAREASGDYRYVSWTSPTPDEWLDDYAWLKSRMSTDAPTADMEMDEEAWDGGRVRRLEEVFARSGRSRLVGAAQHVPSGRLVAFTELSSFRVPGKPIDQDDTLVLKEHRGHRLGALVKCETLIRARELFPEGERILTGNAEENRPMLAINEAMGFAPTRYIADWQKTV; encoded by the coding sequence GTGAGGGAGACGGGGGTGACGGTCGCGATCACGCCGATGATCGTGCCGGAGGCGCCGGATGCCGCGAACGCGGCGGGCTTCCGCGCGATGGTGGGCGTGCGCAACCGCGTGTCGTCCGCCCTGTTCGGTGCGGACGCGCTCGATGCGACTGCGGAGCAGGTCCTGCCGACCTGGACCGAGCAGACCGATATGGCGCTGCACGGGTGGCTCGTCCGCGCCGAGGACGAGGTCGTCGGCCGCGCCGTGGTGGACTTTCCTCGCGAAGTGGGCTCACGGCGCGCCACGATCCGCGTCGAGGTGGTACGCGAGGCCTGGGGCCGAGGGTTCGGCTCCGAGGCCATGGCGTTCGCGGAAGACCGCGTTCGCCAACTCGGCCGGAGCGTCCTCCAGGCGATGACCGTGCACCCGGCCGGGGCCGAGCCGTCGCTCGTGCCCCGGTCTGGTGCCGGTACGGTGCCCGAGGACCGCTTCTCGCGCTTCATGCTCTCGTTCGGCTACACGCTCGAGCAGGTGTACCGGATCAGCGCGCTCGATCTGACACGACCGATCGACGGCTTCGATGCGCTGCTCGCCGGTGCCCGCGAGGCATCGGGCGACTATCGCTACGTCAGCTGGACATCTCCGACACCCGACGAGTGGCTCGACGACTACGCGTGGCTCAAGTCGCGCATGTCGACCGACGCTCCCACCGCCGACATGGAGATGGACGAGGAGGCCTGGGACGGCGGACGCGTGCGACGCCTGGAGGAGGTGTTCGCCAGATCCGGTCGCAGTCGGCTCGTCGGCGCCGCGCAGCACGTGCCCTCGGGCCGCCTCGTCGCGTTCACCGAGCTGTCGAGCTTCCGCGTGCCGGGCAAGCCGATCGACCAGGACGACACGCTCGTGCTGAAGGAGCACCGCGGGCATCGACTCGGCGCGCTCGTGAAGTGCGAGACGCTGATCCGCGCGCGCGAGCTGTTCCCTGAGGGCGAGCGCATCCTGACGGGGAACGCCGAGGAGAACCGCCCGATGCTCGCGATCAATGAGGCGATGGGCTTCGCGCCGACGCGCTACATCGCCGACTGGCAGAAGACGGTGTGA
- a CDS encoding GNAT family N-acetyltransferase, which translates to MITAPTGIAFQPLVIPTSMDAPEATAFAEMVRVRNIVYRQISGRSDNDITADELLPFYQPDEYELRFLWTVVKDDAVVGRIGVDVPLEGDSKALYWLIELQREVWGQGIGSAAYEFVEQVAREHGRTVLESWAKHPEAPGPRLDPPTGFGSVPLDHAARFYRAHGYSLEQVERFSELDLSTSADTVDRLLSEATEAAHGYRVVDWFAPTPPEWADGYAQMKARMSTDAPLAGLEMPEETWDAARIAKHDEQYTSSQRLIHVTAAQHIETGQLCAFNELVIGKDRTGVTHQEDTLVLKEHRGYRLGLLVKCAGLVAWRDIAPDSPRVITYNAEENRPMLSINEAIGFVPVSYEGGWKKVLDD; encoded by the coding sequence ATGATCACCGCCCCGACTGGAATCGCCTTCCAGCCCTTAGTCATCCCGACGTCGATGGACGCCCCCGAGGCGACCGCCTTCGCCGAGATGGTGCGCGTGCGCAACATCGTCTACCGCCAGATATCCGGCCGCTCCGACAACGACATCACGGCCGACGAGCTGCTGCCCTTCTACCAGCCCGACGAATATGAGCTGCGCTTCCTGTGGACCGTGGTGAAGGACGACGCGGTCGTCGGCCGCATCGGCGTCGACGTCCCGCTCGAGGGCGACTCGAAGGCGCTGTACTGGCTCATCGAGTTGCAGCGCGAGGTCTGGGGCCAGGGCATCGGATCCGCCGCGTACGAGTTCGTCGAGCAGGTGGCTCGCGAACACGGCCGCACCGTGCTCGAGTCGTGGGCGAAGCACCCCGAGGCGCCCGGCCCGCGGCTGGACCCGCCGACCGGCTTCGGCAGCGTGCCGCTCGACCACGCCGCGCGCTTCTACCGCGCGCATGGGTACTCCCTCGAGCAGGTCGAGCGGTTCAGCGAGCTCGACCTGAGCACGTCAGCCGACACCGTCGACAGGCTCCTCTCCGAGGCGACCGAAGCGGCGCACGGCTACCGCGTCGTCGACTGGTTCGCACCGACTCCGCCCGAGTGGGCCGACGGCTACGCGCAGATGAAGGCGCGCATGTCGACGGATGCCCCGCTGGCGGGGCTCGAGATGCCCGAGGAGACGTGGGATGCCGCGCGCATCGCGAAGCACGACGAGCAGTACACATCGTCGCAGCGTCTGATCCACGTGACCGCCGCCCAGCACATCGAGACCGGGCAGCTGTGCGCGTTCAACGAGCTCGTGATCGGCAAGGACCGCACGGGCGTGACCCACCAGGAGGACACCCTCGTGCTCAAAGAGCACCGCGGGTATCGCCTGGGACTGCTCGTCAAGTGCGCGGGCCTGGTCGCATGGCGCGACATCGCCCCCGACTCCCCGCGCGTCATCACTTACAACGCTGAGGAGAACCGCCCCATGCTCAGCATCAACGAGGCGATCGGCTTCGTGCCCGTCTCATACGAGGGCGGATGGAAGAAGGTGCTCGATGACTGA
- the lipA gene encoding lipoyl synthase: MLRLEVRNAQTPIERKPEWIKTKAKLGPEYQALHSLVKSEELHTVCQEAGCPNIYECWEDREATFLIGGSQCTRRCDFCQIDTGKPADYDTDEPRRVAESVSRMQLRYATVTGVARDDLPDGGAWLHAETVRQIHAQNPGTGVEILATDFNGEPALLDEVFDSRPEVFAHNVETVPRIFKRIRPAFRYDRSLGVLTRARDAGLITKSNLILGMGEEPEEVMQALQDLHDAGTDIITITQYLRPTPRHLPVARWVKPQEFVEFKDEAERIGFLGVLAGPLVRSSYRAGRLWASSMIAKGRDIPPHLAHLAKDIAAEGVSFAQAV, encoded by the coding sequence ATGCTCCGCCTCGAGGTCCGCAACGCGCAGACGCCCATCGAGCGAAAGCCCGAGTGGATCAAGACGAAGGCGAAGCTCGGCCCGGAATACCAGGCGCTGCACTCGCTCGTGAAGAGCGAGGAGCTGCACACGGTGTGCCAGGAGGCGGGCTGCCCGAACATCTACGAGTGCTGGGAGGACCGCGAGGCGACGTTCCTCATCGGCGGATCGCAGTGCACCCGCCGGTGCGACTTCTGCCAGATCGACACCGGCAAGCCCGCCGACTACGACACCGACGAGCCGCGGCGCGTGGCCGAGAGCGTGAGCCGGATGCAGCTGCGGTACGCGACCGTCACGGGCGTCGCACGCGACGATCTCCCCGACGGCGGGGCGTGGCTGCACGCCGAGACGGTGCGGCAGATCCACGCGCAGAACCCCGGCACGGGCGTCGAGATCCTCGCGACCGACTTCAACGGGGAGCCGGCGCTCCTCGACGAGGTCTTCGACAGCCGTCCCGAGGTGTTCGCGCACAACGTCGAGACGGTTCCGCGCATCTTCAAGCGCATCCGGCCGGCGTTCCGCTATGACCGATCGCTCGGCGTGCTCACGCGCGCCCGCGACGCGGGGCTCATCACGAAGTCGAACCTCATCCTCGGCATGGGCGAGGAGCCCGAAGAGGTCATGCAGGCGCTGCAGGACCTGCACGACGCCGGCACCGACATCATCACCATCACGCAGTACCTGCGGCCGACGCCCCGCCACCTGCCGGTGGCCCGGTGGGTGAAGCCGCAGGAGTTCGTGGAGTTCAAGGACGAGGCCGAGCGGATCGGGTTCCTCGGCGTCCTCGCCGGTCCGCTCGTGCGCTCGTCGTACCGCGCGGGACGCCTGTGGGCGAGCTCGATGATCGCGAAGGGCCGAGACATCCCGCCGCACCTCGCACACCTCGCGAAGGACATCGCCGCCGAAGGGGTTTCGTTCGCGCAGGCGGTGTGA
- the lipB gene encoding lipoyl(octanoyl) transferase LipB, with product MRRRGIRLAFAVSRVLLDAIQQRHKRRSTMLDILPAGLAPDFVPYLEGWELQRRIHAEVVVGDRPDTLILLEHEPVYTAGKRTEPHERPVDGTPVIDVDRGGKITWHGPGQLVGYPIVRLAEPVDVVAHVRRLERLLIDVLREHGVEGYQVAGRSGVWVRRPLSEDKVAAIGVRVERGVTMHGFAVNCDNTLAGFRGIIPCGITDAGVTTVSEVAGAHVSPADIVDTVSRVFAAEYAEVIA from the coding sequence ATGCGCCGACGCGGCATCCGTCTTGCCTTCGCCGTGAGTCGCGTATTGTTAGACGCGATCCAACAACGCCACAAGCGAAGGAGCACGATGCTCGACATCCTGCCCGCGGGGCTCGCGCCGGACTTCGTCCCCTACCTGGAGGGATGGGAGCTGCAGCGCCGCATCCACGCAGAGGTCGTCGTCGGCGATCGGCCCGACACCCTCATCCTGCTCGAGCACGAGCCGGTGTACACCGCGGGCAAGCGCACCGAGCCGCACGAGCGGCCGGTCGACGGCACACCGGTGATCGACGTCGACCGCGGCGGCAAGATCACGTGGCACGGGCCGGGTCAGCTCGTGGGCTATCCGATCGTCCGGCTGGCCGAGCCCGTCGACGTCGTCGCGCACGTGCGACGACTCGAGCGCCTGCTCATCGACGTGCTGCGCGAGCACGGCGTCGAGGGCTACCAGGTCGCGGGCCGCAGCGGCGTGTGGGTGCGCCGCCCCCTCTCGGAGGACAAGGTCGCCGCGATCGGCGTCCGCGTCGAGCGCGGCGTGACGATGCACGGCTTCGCGGTCAACTGCGACAACACGCTCGCAGGCTTCCGCGGCATCATCCCGTGCGGTATCACCGACGCGGGCGTGACGACCGTGAGCGAGGTCGCCGGCGCACATGTCTCGCCCGCCGACATCGTCGACACCGTCTCGAGGGTCTTCGCCGCCGAGTACGCCGAGGTGATCGCGTGA
- a CDS encoding ArsR/SmtB family transcription factor, translating into MAKDFTVIGRALATPARSDMINALMDGSARPASELASAAGVSPATASEHLAVLTDAGLVTCTPRGRRRYYRLADGAVASGLEHLGNLCPDAPAVTYRQSRDARTLAQARFCYDHLAGRLGVALTDSMIGAGWLDETDLTPTRAAPAAFAERGIDLDALPSRRRIARRCADWTERRAHLAGALGAAVAVRFLDAGWLARIPEGRGLRITRDGWTALEAQWGVRREKLAADV; encoded by the coding sequence ATGGCGAAGGACTTCACCGTGATCGGCCGCGCACTCGCGACGCCTGCGAGGTCCGACATGATCAACGCCCTCATGGACGGCTCGGCGCGTCCGGCGAGCGAGCTCGCCTCCGCCGCCGGAGTGTCGCCCGCGACGGCTTCCGAGCATCTCGCGGTCCTCACCGACGCCGGACTGGTCACCTGCACGCCGCGAGGCCGACGGAGGTACTACCGCCTCGCCGACGGCGCCGTCGCGTCGGGCCTGGAGCATCTCGGCAACCTGTGCCCCGACGCGCCGGCGGTCACGTACCGGCAGTCGCGCGACGCCCGCACCCTCGCGCAGGCGCGGTTCTGCTATGACCACCTCGCCGGGCGACTCGGCGTCGCCCTCACCGACTCGATGATCGGGGCCGGCTGGCTCGACGAGACGGACCTCACGCCGACGCGCGCCGCGCCGGCCGCCTTCGCCGAGCGCGGAATCGATCTCGATGCCCTGCCGTCGCGCCGCCGCATCGCCCGCCGGTGCGCCGACTGGACGGAGCGCAGGGCGCACCTGGCGGGCGCGCTCGGCGCCGCGGTCGCCGTGCGATTCCTCGACGCCGGGTGGCTCGCGCGCATCCCGGAGGGACGCGGCCTGCGCATCACGCGGGACGGGTGGACGGCCCTCGAAGCGCAGTGGGGCGTTCGGCGGGAGAAGCTCGCGGCCGACGTGTAG